A region of Paraburkholderia sp. BL23I1N1 DNA encodes the following proteins:
- a CDS encoding cupin domain-containing protein: MADAELERKSWEQPADANFAQWLDSRVARLETRRYDWDALKFQADYDPKYRRAQMRYVGTGGTGVAKDVNTVPAGGFTFSTMVIPAGNIGPSHIHMDVEEIFFVLRGKMKVICEKDGETWEAVLGERDLISVPPGVYRTEVNIGEEDALMCVMLGSPKPITPTYPPDSPLARLKR, translated from the coding sequence ATGGCGGACGCCGAACTGGAACGCAAATCGTGGGAACAACCCGCGGACGCGAACTTTGCACAATGGTTGGACAGCCGCGTCGCGCGTCTGGAAACGCGTCGTTATGACTGGGACGCGCTGAAGTTCCAGGCCGACTACGACCCGAAATACCGCCGCGCGCAAATGCGCTATGTCGGCACGGGCGGCACAGGCGTCGCGAAGGATGTGAACACGGTGCCCGCGGGCGGCTTCACGTTTTCGACGATGGTGATCCCGGCCGGCAATATCGGTCCGAGCCATATTCATATGGATGTCGAAGAAATCTTCTTCGTGCTGCGCGGCAAGATGAAAGTGATCTGCGAGAAAGACGGCGAAACGTGGGAAGCCGTGCTCGGCGAGCGCGATCTGATCTCGGTGCCGCCTGGCGTGTACCGCACGGAAGTGAACATCGGCGAAGAAGACGCATTGATGTGCGTGATGCTCGGTTCGCCGAAGCCGATTACGCCGACGTATCCGCCGGATTCGCCGTTGGCCAGGCTCAAGCGCTGA
- a CDS encoding alpha/beta fold hydrolase: MSAVPSATADQNATLEARLARFPAQQIWLASQRAVSYREVDSATSEALPVVLLHGIGSGAASWVQQFEVLGETRRVLAWDAPGYAASTPVEAESPVASDYVTVLKAWLDALGIERCVLLGHSLGAIIAGAFAVTNPQRVAGLLLLSPAGGYGASSAEVRETKRDQRLAMLQELGPQGLAEKRSTNMLSAHASDEARAWVRWNMSRVIPHGYAQATHLLANADLASDLARYTGRINIAVGADDAITPPEACERLALAAGTQLQVVPRAGHAGYIEAPAAYTAIIDTFCRASDGQRSL, encoded by the coding sequence ATGTCCGCAGTCCCGTCCGCTACCGCCGATCAGAACGCTACGCTCGAAGCGCGCCTTGCGCGCTTTCCCGCGCAGCAGATCTGGCTCGCGTCACAACGCGCCGTGAGCTATCGCGAGGTGGATAGCGCCACAAGCGAAGCACTGCCTGTGGTGCTGCTGCACGGTATCGGTTCGGGCGCGGCTTCGTGGGTACAGCAGTTTGAAGTGCTGGGCGAAACGCGCCGCGTGCTGGCGTGGGATGCGCCGGGCTACGCAGCATCCACACCTGTGGAGGCCGAATCGCCCGTTGCGAGCGATTACGTCACTGTATTGAAGGCGTGGCTCGACGCGCTCGGCATCGAACGTTGCGTGCTGCTGGGGCATTCGCTTGGCGCGATCATCGCGGGTGCGTTTGCCGTAACGAATCCGCAGCGGGTGGCCGGCTTGCTCTTGTTGTCGCCCGCCGGCGGTTATGGCGCTTCGTCAGCGGAAGTGCGGGAAACGAAGCGCGACCAGCGTCTCGCGATGTTGCAAGAACTCGGTCCGCAAGGCCTCGCCGAAAAGCGCAGCACCAATATGTTGTCCGCGCACGCGAGCGACGAAGCGCGCGCATGGGTGCGCTGGAACATGTCACGCGTGATCCCGCACGGCTATGCGCAAGCGACGCATCTGCTCGCCAACGCTGATCTTGCCAGCGATCTCGCGCGCTACACAGGCCGCATCAACATCGCGGTCGGCGCCGACGACGCCATTACGCCCCCCGAAGCCTGCGAGCGACTCGCGCTGGCCGCCGGCACCCAACTGCAGGTCGTGCCACGCGCGGGGCATGCCGGTTATATCGAAGCACCCGCCGCGTACACCGCGATCATCGACACGTTCTGCCGCGCGAGCGACGGACAACGGAGCCTATGA
- a CDS encoding DUF3564 domain-containing protein: MRLTILINGSDPTVSHDYAVLWLDTEEHRWSREAHQGIDLPPWGELHDDDDGVTTLCAPSADAPLCTLRGLHVDRKQRVSAAQGAAAWTALPTHAATSGFWRLQAVDRQNVHAEHSVFGN; this comes from the coding sequence ATGCGCCTGACCATCCTCATCAACGGTTCCGATCCCACCGTCAGCCATGACTACGCTGTGCTATGGCTCGACACCGAAGAACACCGGTGGTCGAGAGAAGCGCATCAAGGGATCGATCTGCCCCCGTGGGGCGAGTTACACGACGACGACGACGGCGTGACAACGCTCTGTGCGCCAAGCGCGGATGCGCCGCTATGCACGCTGCGTGGATTGCATGTTGATCGCAAGCAACGTGTGAGCGCGGCGCAAGGCGCCGCGGCCTGGACAGCCTTGCCCACACACGCAGCGACGAGCGGCTTCTGGCGCTTGCAGGCCGTCGACCGCCAGAACGTGCATGCCGAGCACAGCGTATTCGGCAATTAA
- a CDS encoding aromatic ring-hydroxylating dioxygenase subunit alpha, giving the protein MTSPNTTIQGAADPIQSYLDRGLRNYWYPVAPSWQVGDAPVGITRLGDQIVLWRDKEGKVRALEDRCPHRGARLSLGWNLGGSVACWYHGIEIDGGGTVTKVPAVSNCPLEGQKCVKSYPVEEHAGAIFLWFGDDAHKEPAPLVLPEELVGEEYANFLCMSNWKCNYQYAIDNVMDPMHGAYLHATSHSMAEGDKQADMRVRKTETGLMFEKVGQRDVNFDWVELGETGTLWMRLAIPYKKKFGPGGNFGIIGFTTPVDENNCQVYFWRTRKVSGWQRDAWRFMYRNRLEGLHWDVLEQDRYVLESMAPNARQHEFLYQHDVGMTRVRRMFRQRAQQHFAELDAYRVQADQATQAGTAQTEAGHSHA; this is encoded by the coding sequence ATGACGTCCCCCAATACAACGATTCAAGGCGCGGCCGATCCGATCCAGTCCTATCTGGACCGCGGGCTGCGCAATTACTGGTATCCCGTCGCGCCGAGCTGGCAAGTCGGCGACGCGCCGGTCGGCATCACACGTCTCGGCGACCAGATCGTGCTGTGGCGCGACAAGGAAGGCAAAGTCCGTGCGCTCGAAGACCGCTGCCCGCACCGCGGCGCGCGTCTGTCGCTCGGTTGGAACCTTGGTGGCAGTGTTGCCTGCTGGTATCACGGCATTGAAATCGACGGCGGCGGCACGGTCACGAAAGTCCCGGCCGTCTCGAACTGTCCGCTGGAAGGCCAGAAGTGCGTGAAGTCGTATCCGGTCGAAGAGCATGCCGGCGCGATCTTCCTCTGGTTCGGCGACGACGCCCACAAAGAACCTGCGCCCCTCGTGCTGCCGGAAGAACTGGTCGGCGAGGAGTACGCCAACTTCCTGTGCATGTCGAACTGGAAGTGCAATTACCAGTACGCGATCGACAACGTGATGGACCCGATGCACGGCGCGTATCTGCACGCCACCTCGCACTCGATGGCCGAAGGCGACAAGCAGGCCGACATGCGCGTGCGCAAGACCGAAACCGGTCTGATGTTCGAAAAGGTCGGCCAGCGCGACGTGAATTTCGACTGGGTCGAGCTTGGCGAAACCGGCACGCTGTGGATGCGCCTCGCGATTCCGTACAAGAAGAAATTCGGCCCGGGCGGCAACTTCGGGATCATCGGCTTTACTACGCCGGTCGACGAAAACAACTGCCAGGTTTACTTCTGGCGCACGCGCAAGGTGTCGGGCTGGCAGCGCGACGCATGGCGCTTCATGTATCGCAACCGTCTGGAAGGTCTGCATTGGGACGTGCTGGAGCAGGATCGCTATGTTCTCGAAAGCATGGCGCCGAATGCACGTCAGCACGAATTCCTCTATCAGCACGACGTCGGCATGACGCGTGTGCGCCGCATGTTCCGTCAGCGCGCGCAACAACATTTCGCCGAGCTGGACGCGTATCGCGTTCAAGCGGATCAAGCCACGCAAGCCGGCACGGCTCAAACCGAAGCAGGCCACAGCCATGCATAA
- a CDS encoding porin codes for MKHIIAAAGLTAICATTGAWAQSSVTLYGSLDAGIAYISNAGGHAKWIEEQGNMQPDRWGLKGVEDLGGGLKTVFQLENGFYTNTGAFAKAGTLFNRQAFVGLSSDQFGTVTLGHQTPFSFDVLGPLSTAYQAASWYAFHPGNIDELADTGVVPFDNSVKFRSASFYGFSVGAMMGLGNTTNFSTGKTLSFALSYANGPFKAGATYANEHDRTPSIVTTGITTFQGVAAATYTAAKVENMGAGASYQFGKLLVHGLYTRVKLESSGHSDTYQSYDVGANYQFTPFNSVSGGAATTTMAGHRWTQFEIGDIYALSKSTQLYVNALYERAGSNTDAAFFTAGVSSGRNQTIVLTGIHHSF; via the coding sequence GTGAAGCACATCATTGCGGCGGCCGGCTTGACGGCAATTTGCGCAACGACTGGCGCATGGGCGCAGAGCAGCGTGACGCTATACGGCAGCCTGGATGCCGGTATCGCGTACATCAGCAATGCAGGCGGCCATGCGAAGTGGATCGAGGAACAAGGCAACATGCAGCCGGACCGCTGGGGCCTGAAAGGCGTCGAGGATTTGGGCGGCGGTCTGAAGACAGTTTTCCAGTTGGAAAACGGCTTCTATACGAACACGGGCGCATTCGCCAAGGCCGGCACACTGTTCAATCGCCAGGCGTTCGTGGGTTTGAGTTCGGACCAGTTCGGCACCGTGACGCTCGGCCATCAGACGCCGTTCAGCTTCGACGTGCTGGGTCCGCTTAGCACCGCTTATCAGGCCGCGAGCTGGTACGCGTTCCACCCGGGCAACATCGACGAACTCGCTGACACGGGCGTGGTCCCGTTCGACAATTCGGTGAAGTTCCGTTCGGCGAGTTTCTACGGTTTCTCGGTCGGCGCGATGATGGGTCTCGGCAACACGACCAACTTCTCCACCGGCAAGACACTGAGCTTTGCGCTTAGCTATGCGAACGGTCCGTTCAAGGCCGGCGCGACTTATGCAAATGAGCACGACCGTACGCCGTCGATCGTGACGACGGGTATCACCACCTTCCAGGGTGTCGCGGCCGCGACCTACACCGCGGCCAAGGTCGAGAACATGGGCGCGGGCGCGTCATACCAGTTCGGCAAGCTGCTGGTGCATGGTTTGTACACGCGCGTGAAACTGGAATCGTCCGGCCATTCGGACACGTATCAGAGCTACGACGTGGGCGCGAATTATCAGTTCACGCCGTTCAACAGCGTCTCGGGCGGTGCCGCGACCACGACCATGGCCGGCCATCGCTGGACGCAGTTCGAGATCGGCGATATCTACGCGCTGTCGAAGTCGACGCAGTTATACGTGAATGCGCTGTATGAGCGCGCGGGCTCGAATACGGACGCCGCGTTTTTTACAGCAGGTGTATCGAGTGGCCGGAATCAGACGATTGTCCTGACGGGTATTCACCACTCGTTCTGA
- a CDS encoding IclR family transcriptional regulator: MAKEEQTGAGRKHARPRGATVATSQNDTALSHAESAESPDSTDEDNAGGSTYLVPGLERGLRILAEFSAREPILGAPELSKRIGIPRTTTFRLLQTLEALGFLERVNGDRYFRLSVAVLRLGFEYLSSLELTDVGTPILERLRDATGLSTHLLIRDQRDVVFVAKAQTHEPMFSSVKVHVGTRLPAHATVHGQVLMGDLSFEALRQLYPEPQLERFTERTPATVEELYGRVRESAALGYAVSEASFERGISVVSAPVRDQSGKITAALTVTIPRSDIGEAEEREPLVIAVCQAALELSERLSYRPRPDDPTAAQARRRPVTAN, from the coding sequence ATGGCAAAAGAAGAGCAGACAGGAGCGGGACGCAAGCACGCGAGGCCACGCGGCGCGACGGTCGCGACTTCGCAGAACGATACGGCGTTGTCCCACGCGGAAAGCGCCGAATCCCCCGATTCCACCGACGAAGATAACGCCGGCGGATCGACTTATCTCGTGCCGGGGCTGGAGCGCGGCCTGCGCATCCTCGCCGAATTCAGCGCGCGCGAGCCGATTCTGGGCGCGCCCGAATTGTCGAAGCGTATTGGCATTCCGCGCACGACCACATTTCGTCTGCTGCAAACGCTCGAAGCTTTAGGCTTTCTAGAGCGCGTGAACGGTGACCGCTATTTCCGCCTGAGCGTCGCGGTGCTGCGACTCGGTTTCGAATACTTGAGTTCGCTCGAACTGACCGACGTCGGCACGCCGATTCTCGAACGTTTGCGCGACGCGACCGGCCTCAGCACGCATCTGCTGATCCGCGACCAGCGCGACGTGGTGTTCGTCGCCAAGGCGCAAACCCATGAGCCGATGTTCAGTTCGGTGAAGGTGCATGTCGGCACGCGTCTGCCCGCGCACGCCACGGTGCACGGCCAGGTGCTGATGGGCGATTTGAGTTTCGAAGCATTGCGCCAGTTGTACCCCGAGCCGCAACTCGAACGTTTCACCGAACGCACGCCGGCGACCGTCGAAGAGCTGTATGGAAGAGTGCGCGAAAGCGCGGCGCTCGGTTATGCGGTGAGCGAAGCGTCTTTTGAACGGGGGATTTCGGTTGTGAGCGCGCCGGTGCGCGATCAAAGCGGCAAGATCACGGCCGCGTTGACCGTCACCATTCCGCGATCCGATATCGGCGAAGCGGAAGAGCGCGAGCCGCTCGTGATCGCGGTTTGCCAGGCGGCGCTCGAATTGTCCGAACGCCTCAGCTATCGTCCGCGGCCGGATGATCCGACCGCGGCTCAAGCGCGTCGCAGACCGGTGACGGCGAACTGA
- a CDS encoding IclR family transcriptional regulator, with the protein MTPDTISAERGADNDRNDADTSSEISYRVPGLERGLKILTEFSPREPVLGAPELSKRLKIPRTTVFRLLQTLESLGFLERADKDRNYRLGVAVLRLGFEYLSSLELTDLGLPIIEALRDDTGLTSHIVIRDGRDVVFVAKAQSHAPIFSSVKVNVGTRLPAYATTHGQVLMGDMTLDELKKLYPEPELERFTKQTPATVDDLYERIRDDAKRGFAISESSFERGISVVSAPVRNDTGRIVAVITTTIPRHEIDASLLDSGLIDKVRHAADELSQRLNYRPKGSPNAGTKYMKALGLK; encoded by the coding sequence ATGACGCCCGACACGATTAGCGCCGAGCGCGGCGCGGACAACGACCGCAATGACGCAGACACCAGCAGCGAGATCAGCTATCGCGTGCCGGGTCTGGAACGCGGTCTGAAGATTCTGACGGAGTTCTCGCCACGCGAGCCGGTTCTCGGCGCACCGGAATTATCCAAGCGCCTGAAGATTCCCCGCACGACGGTGTTCCGTCTGCTGCAAACCCTCGAATCGCTCGGCTTTCTCGAGCGTGCCGACAAAGACCGTAACTATCGCCTCGGCGTCGCGGTGCTGCGGCTCGGTTTCGAATATCTGAGCTCGCTCGAATTGACCGATCTCGGCTTGCCGATCATCGAAGCGCTGCGTGACGACACCGGTCTCACCAGCCACATTGTGATTCGCGATGGACGCGACGTCGTGTTCGTCGCCAAAGCGCAAAGCCACGCGCCGATTTTCAGCTCGGTGAAGGTGAATGTCGGTACGCGTCTGCCGGCTTACGCGACGACGCACGGCCAGGTGCTGATGGGCGACATGACGCTCGACGAGCTGAAAAAGCTCTATCCCGAGCCGGAACTCGAACGCTTCACGAAACAGACGCCCGCCACCGTCGACGATCTGTACGAACGGATTCGCGACGACGCCAAGCGCGGTTTCGCGATCAGCGAGTCGTCATTCGAGCGCGGTATTTCGGTGGTGAGCGCGCCGGTTCGCAACGACACGGGCCGCATCGTCGCGGTGATCACGACGACGATTCCGCGCCACGAGATCGATGCCTCGCTGCTCGACAGCGGCCTGATCGACAAGGTCCGCCACGCGGCTGATGAACTTTCGCAGCGGCTCAACTATCGGCCGAAGGGTAGCCCGAATGCGGGCACGAAATACATGAAGGCACTGGGGCTCAAATGA
- a CDS encoding non-heme iron oxygenase ferredoxin subunit, whose product MTEQWRCAGHAGDLSEDAPLEFKLDGTEIGIYKVGDALYALENVCPHAYALLTQGFVDGDTVECPLHEAVFHIPTGKCLKEPGGRDLKMYSVRLAGEEIQIKVE is encoded by the coding sequence ATGACTGAACAATGGCGCTGCGCCGGCCATGCCGGCGACCTGTCCGAAGACGCGCCGCTCGAGTTCAAACTCGACGGCACCGAAATCGGCATCTACAAGGTGGGCGATGCGCTGTACGCGCTGGAAAACGTCTGCCCTCATGCGTACGCGTTGCTGACGCAGGGCTTTGTCGACGGCGACACCGTTGAATGCCCGCTGCACGAAGCCGTGTTCCATATCCCGACCGGCAAATGCCTGAAAGAGCCCGGCGGCCGCGACCTGAAGATGTACTCCGTACGTCTCGCCGGTGAAGAAATCCAGATCAAGGTGGAATGA
- a CDS encoding DUF4410 domain-containing protein, with amino-acid sequence MLRRFFQLSVIAGCLSAVPALSAAADSAPFAAPAPIVYVADFDLDVANVTPDSGPGERLRRLRGLLPSGPGPMGKDKNPQDHAKDIVNEMADALTADLKKGGVDARRLASGQPLPATGWQVRGVFLNVDDGNRLRRAMVGLGAGQNNIQVVVSCDSLGSADLPPLYQAVEEADSKSKPGAVIKLNPYVIAAKFVMASGDEKKTIKKTAQEISDAVIAKLHGVAQ; translated from the coding sequence ATGCTGCGTCGATTTTTCCAACTTTCGGTAATCGCGGGATGCCTGAGTGCGGTACCGGCACTCAGTGCCGCGGCGGATAGCGCGCCCTTCGCGGCGCCGGCGCCGATCGTCTATGTGGCCGACTTCGACCTCGACGTGGCCAACGTGACACCTGACAGCGGACCCGGGGAACGACTGCGCCGCCTGCGGGGTCTGCTGCCGAGCGGCCCCGGCCCGATGGGCAAGGACAAGAATCCGCAGGATCACGCCAAGGACATCGTGAACGAGATGGCGGACGCGCTTACGGCGGATCTGAAAAAAGGTGGCGTCGATGCACGCCGCCTTGCGTCCGGTCAGCCGTTGCCCGCAACGGGTTGGCAAGTGCGCGGCGTGTTTCTGAATGTCGACGACGGCAATCGTCTAAGACGCGCCATGGTCGGTCTCGGTGCGGGTCAGAACAATATTCAGGTCGTGGTGTCGTGCGACAGCCTGGGGTCGGCTGACTTGCCGCCGCTCTATCAGGCTGTGGAAGAGGCCGACAGCAAGAGTAAGCCGGGCGCGGTGATCAAACTCAATCCCTACGTGATCGCGGCCAAGTTCGTGATGGCGAGCGGCGATGAGAAAAAGACGATCAAGAAGACCGCGCAAGAGATCTCGGATGCGGTGATTGCGAAGCTGCACGGGGTGGCGCAGTGA
- a CDS encoding SDR family oxidoreductase produces MHNEAAPALSALNGRRVLVTGGARGLGAAFVRSLVQAGAQVVFGDVLHDEGCALAASLVEQGHAVTYLPLDLADPASIKQFADQAAAQLGGADALINNAAITNSGGKFADELSVDTWDAVMNVNVRGTWLMSTAALPYLRDSGRGSIVNIASDTAMWGAPKLLAYVASKGAVISMTRSLAREFGAHGVTVNAIAPGLTEVEATAYVPAERHQYYLQGRALTRAQVPDDVTGPVLFLLSDAARFVTGQLLPVNGGFVMN; encoded by the coding sequence ATGCATAACGAAGCGGCACCGGCATTGTCAGCACTCAACGGCCGGCGCGTCTTGGTGACCGGCGGCGCGCGCGGTCTCGGCGCGGCGTTTGTTCGCTCGCTGGTGCAAGCCGGTGCGCAAGTGGTGTTTGGCGATGTGCTGCATGACGAAGGCTGTGCGCTTGCCGCATCGCTCGTCGAGCAGGGTCATGCGGTGACATATCTGCCGCTCGATCTCGCCGACCCCGCCAGCATCAAGCAATTTGCCGATCAGGCGGCGGCGCAGCTTGGCGGTGCGGACGCACTGATCAACAACGCGGCGATCACGAACTCCGGCGGGAAGTTCGCCGACGAATTGTCGGTCGACACGTGGGACGCGGTGATGAACGTCAACGTGCGCGGCACCTGGTTGATGAGCACCGCGGCGCTGCCGTATCTGCGCGACTCGGGCCGCGGCAGCATCGTCAACATCGCGTCGGACACGGCGATGTGGGGCGCGCCGAAGCTGCTCGCGTATGTCGCGAGCAAAGGCGCGGTGATCTCGATGACCCGCTCGCTGGCGCGCGAATTCGGCGCCCACGGCGTGACGGTCAACGCCATCGCCCCGGGCCTCACCGAAGTCGAAGCCACGGCTTACGTGCCCGCCGAGCGCCACCAGTATTACCTGCAAGGCCGCGCGCTCACGCGCGCACAAGTGCCCGACGACGTCACCGGGCCGGTGCTGTTCCTGTTGTCCGACGCCGCGCGCTTCGTGACCGGCCAGTTGCTGCCGGTCAACGGCGGCTTCGTGATGAATTGA
- a CDS encoding recombinase-like helix-turn-helix domain-containing protein, with protein MREQIVNFNPFLKPWLAPQPNNVAGKGVIEKPGETENFIWQTRKAVPTQYENDFGDALEKVFEAGANELQEVVDGLNHVGFRTPEGNTWDADRLAAEFRLLAE; from the coding sequence ATGCGAGAACAAATCGTGAACTTCAATCCCTTCCTGAAGCCGTGGCTCGCGCCGCAGCCGAACAACGTCGCCGGCAAGGGCGTGATCGAAAAACCGGGCGAGACCGAAAACTTCATCTGGCAAACGCGTAAGGCGGTGCCGACCCAATACGAAAACGACTTCGGCGACGCGCTCGAGAAAGTTTTCGAAGCCGGCGCGAACGAGTTGCAGGAAGTCGTCGACGGGCTGAACCACGTGGGTTTCCGCACTCCGGAAGGCAATACGTGGGATGCCGACCGTCTCGCCGCCGAATTCCGCCTGCTCGCCGAATAA
- a CDS encoding acid phosphatase: MTDNDSTLPPNPDDTPDDPERRRVLTGIAAVGLGLALTGCKTEQGAASEMAPRSAADLRLDAALRDQVKQIVVIYAENRSFANLYGNFPGVQHPLDAVSAERYLQLDRDGKTPLPRLPAIWGGLVPQAQEVDGKRYMIGQKDIGNLRNGPFHITDAQGAPLPNGVITRDLIHRFYQNQMQINAGRNNQFAAWGDSGGLVMGHYRNSADTLRLWNLAQQYTLCDNFFMAAFGGSWLNHIFLIAAQAPFYPDIHNSPAKKMVSVLDGDDPTGTRLKVAPDSPASALDGPPKFVNDGAFTADGYAVNTMAPPFQPSSVRPAEGGNPALADPSNPRVMPPQNFATIGDRLTDKGVDWAWYSGAWQYALEHQDTGAVPDFQYHHQPFNYFANYAPGTAARRKYLRDAGLGDDASTNRLLADIDAGRLPAVTFYKPQGDLNMHAGYADVASGDRHIATVIEHLQRGPRWASTVVVVTVDENGGWWDPVAPPKGDRWGPGSRVPALVISPLAKKGYVDHTVYDTNSILRLISRVHGLAPLDGIAARDRAFAQNGLAPLGDLTGTLNLA, from the coding sequence ATGACAGACAACGACTCCACCCTGCCGCCAAACCCCGACGACACCCCCGACGACCCCGAACGCCGCCGTGTCCTGACCGGGATCGCCGCGGTCGGCCTCGGACTCGCGCTGACCGGTTGCAAGACCGAGCAAGGTGCCGCGAGCGAGATGGCGCCGCGCAGCGCCGCCGACTTGCGGCTCGACGCCGCGCTACGCGACCAGGTCAAACAGATCGTGGTGATCTACGCCGAGAACCGCAGCTTCGCGAACCTGTACGGCAACTTTCCCGGCGTCCAGCATCCACTGGATGCGGTGAGCGCCGAGCGCTATCTGCAACTCGACCGCGACGGCAAGACGCCGCTGCCGCGCCTGCCGGCAATCTGGGGCGGCCTCGTGCCGCAAGCCCAGGAGGTGGACGGCAAGCGCTACATGATCGGTCAGAAGGATATCGGCAACCTGCGCAACGGCCCGTTCCATATCACCGACGCGCAAGGCGCACCATTGCCGAACGGCGTGATCACCCGCGATCTGATACACCGCTTCTATCAGAATCAGATGCAGATCAACGCCGGGCGCAACAATCAGTTTGCCGCATGGGGCGACTCCGGCGGCCTGGTGATGGGGCATTACCGTAATTCCGCCGACACGCTGCGTCTGTGGAATCTCGCGCAGCAATACACGCTGTGCGACAACTTCTTCATGGCGGCCTTCGGCGGGTCGTGGCTGAACCACATCTTTCTGATCGCGGCGCAGGCGCCGTTCTATCCCGACATCCACAACAGTCCGGCGAAGAAAATGGTCTCGGTGCTCGACGGAGACGATCCGACCGGCACACGGCTCAAGGTGGCGCCGGACTCGCCGGCATCCGCGCTCGACGGTCCGCCGAAATTCGTCAACGACGGTGCGTTTACCGCCGACGGCTACGCCGTCAACACGATGGCGCCGCCGTTCCAGCCGAGCAGTGTGCGTCCGGCCGAAGGTGGCAATCCCGCGCTCGCCGACCCGTCGAATCCGCGCGTGATGCCGCCGCAGAACTTCGCGACGATCGGCGACCGTCTGACGGACAAGGGCGTCGACTGGGCGTGGTACAGCGGTGCGTGGCAGTACGCGCTGGAGCATCAGGATACGGGCGCGGTGCCGGACTTCCAGTACCACCATCAGCCGTTCAACTACTTTGCCAATTACGCGCCGGGCACGGCCGCGCGGCGCAAGTATCTGCGCGACGCGGGACTCGGCGACGACGCGTCCACCAATCGTCTGCTTGCCGACATCGACGCGGGGCGTTTGCCGGCGGTCACGTTCTACAAACCGCAAGGCGACCTGAACATGCACGCGGGGTACGCGGACGTCGCTTCAGGGGATCGTCACATCGCGACGGTGATTGAGCATCTTCAGCGCGGCCCGCGGTGGGCCAGTACGGTCGTGGTCGTCACGGTCGATGAGAACGGCGGCTGGTGGGATCCGGTCGCGCCGCCAAAGGGCGACCGCTGGGGGCCGGGATCGCGGGTTCCCGCGTTGGTGATTTCGCCGCTGGCGAAGAAGGGCTATGTCGATCACACGGTGTACGACACCAATTCGATTCTTCGCCTGATTAGCCGCGTGCATGGGCTGGCGCCGCTCGATGGAATTGCCGCACGAGATCGGGCTTTTGCGCAGAACGGCCTGGCGCCGCTTGGCGATTTGACGGGTACGCTGAATCTGGCCTGA